From the genome of Tachysurus fulvidraco isolate hzauxx_2018 chromosome 20, HZAU_PFXX_2.0, whole genome shotgun sequence, one region includes:
- the LOC113635102 gene encoding interleukin-1 beta-like translates to MAGEDFLMMESYFNSDCGFDSDDADFDELDCSDPLAMSGRCDLHKGIRIEVTKEPFSMRSVANVIIALQRMKHTQHVQSTEFTDQDLFTIFMENVIEESIVIDLNCSESKSYSMQDKTVQCTICDKSKRALVRRDKLPILLAITLKGGNEENKAWFNLSAYNPPNCRGNTKGQPVCLGIVKSNLFLSCTMQNDTPFLGIEEVKDKESLKIIKENDGMERFLFLRNGPGDSLNTFESVKYPGWFITTSKDDFKPVQMTHQQTSHLQLFTLHDETVVSQNEF, encoded by the exons ATGGCTGGCGAAGATTTTTTAATGATGGAAAG CTACTTTAACAGCGACTGTGGATTTGACTCAGACGATGCAGATTTTGATGAGCTGGACTGCTCTGATCCTTTGGCCATG AGCGGCAGATGTGACCTGCACAAAGGAATCCGTATCGAGGTCACCAAGGAGCCTTTTAGCATGCGCAGTGTTGCTAACGTTATAATCGCTCTGCAGAGGATGAAGCACACTCAACATGTTCAGTCCACAGAGTTCACTGACCAGGACCTCTTCACTATCTTCATGGAGAATGTGATTGAAG AGAGCATAGTGATCGATCTGAATTGTAGTGAATCCAAGAGTTACAGCATGCAGGACAAGACTGTGCAGTGCACAATATGTGACAAGTCTAAAAGGGCCTTGGTGCGAAGAGACAAGCTTCCTATACTGCTGGCCATTACTCTGAAAGGTGGAAATGAAGAGAATAAAG CATGGTTCAATCTCTCAGCCTACAACCCACCAAACTGCAGAGGAAACACAAAAGGCCAGCCTGTGTGTTTGGGGATTGTGAAGAGCAACCTGTTTCTGTCATGTACAATGCAGAATGATACTCCTTTTTTAGGCATAGAG GAGGTAAAAGACAAAGAGAGCCTAAAGATCATCAAGGAGAACGATGGAATGGAGCGCTTCCTTTTCTTGAGAAACGGACCCGGTGACTCGCTGAACACCTTCGAGTCGGTGAAATACCCGGGCTGGTTCATCACCACGTCCAAGGACGACTTTAAGCCAGTGCAAATGACACATCAGCAAACCAGCCACCTGCAGTTGTTCACTCTCCATGATGAGACAGTAGTCTCTCAGAATGAGTTCTGA